The Microbacterium limosum genome contains a region encoding:
- the treY gene encoding malto-oligosyltrehalose synthase produces MKRHPSSTYRLQIRETFDLDAAASVTAYLRDLGVSWAYLSPLLTATPGSDHGYDVVDPTRVDPARGGAAGLDRFAAAAREAGLGILVDTVPNHMGVSQPRVNPWWWDLLRQGRSSRYAEAFDVDGEFGGGRVRVPILGAELDEAIANGEVVVDPEPADDAPDGLLRYYDNAYPLAAGSIADDERDRLGMPEIVRTVHDRQHYELMFWRREAAELNYRRFFAVTTLAGVRVEVPWVFDESHAEILRWVREGLVDGLRIDHPDGLADPGGYLDRLAEATGGVYVLVEKILEHGEALPAWWKTAGTTGYDAMAEIDRVLIDPAGESRLDALDAALRTDTGLPAGTSWHDLIHDTKRTIAETIQAAEVARLVRLLDEPVTGAADALAELLACVAVYRSYLPAGREHLDAAVAEALRRRPDLAGAIDVIGPQLADPEREVSRRFEQTTGPVMAKGVEDTAFYRATRLGPLTEVGGDPSVFSLDAAGFHAAQAARQASWPQAMTARSTHDTKRGEDVRARLAVLAEMPERWAEVLEDLRSAASSGHGPFDSLLWQAIVGAWPASRERLHAYAEKAAREAGEMTSWWDPDADFEDRMHAVVDAAFDDERAAAALSSFVDEIAAPGWVNSLSAKVLQLTGPGVPDVYQGSELWEDSLVDPDNRRAVDFGERARLLSEVDEAFDRGEHPPIDDSARAKLRVTSRALRLRRDRPELFTRYTPMTVVGDAAAHAIAFDRGGAITVATRLPVGLAARGGWGETAVLCPVGSWTDALTGRRVDGGAVALGDLLAVYPVAVLVPTGDQRHEETT; encoded by the coding sequence ATGAAACGCCACCCGTCCTCCACGTACCGGCTGCAGATCCGGGAGACGTTCGATCTGGATGCCGCGGCATCCGTCACCGCCTACCTCCGTGACCTCGGCGTCTCGTGGGCCTACCTCTCGCCGCTGCTGACGGCGACGCCGGGGTCGGACCACGGCTACGACGTCGTCGACCCGACGCGGGTCGACCCCGCGCGGGGCGGGGCGGCGGGGCTCGATCGGTTCGCGGCCGCCGCGCGCGAGGCGGGCCTCGGCATCCTCGTGGACACCGTCCCCAACCACATGGGCGTATCGCAGCCGAGGGTGAACCCGTGGTGGTGGGATCTGCTGCGGCAGGGGCGCTCATCGCGCTACGCCGAGGCGTTCGACGTCGACGGGGAGTTCGGCGGCGGCAGGGTGCGCGTGCCGATCCTCGGCGCGGAGCTCGACGAGGCGATCGCGAACGGCGAGGTCGTCGTGGATCCGGAGCCCGCCGACGATGCCCCCGACGGCCTGCTCCGCTACTACGACAACGCCTACCCGCTCGCGGCGGGCTCGATCGCCGACGATGAGCGCGACCGGCTCGGGATGCCGGAGATCGTGCGCACCGTGCACGATCGTCAGCACTACGAGCTGATGTTCTGGCGACGCGAGGCCGCCGAGTTGAACTACCGGCGGTTCTTCGCCGTGACGACGCTCGCGGGCGTGCGGGTCGAGGTGCCCTGGGTGTTCGACGAGTCCCACGCGGAGATCCTGCGATGGGTGCGCGAGGGGCTGGTCGACGGGCTGCGTATCGACCATCCCGACGGCCTCGCCGACCCGGGCGGGTACCTCGACCGGCTTGCGGAGGCGACGGGCGGCGTCTACGTGCTCGTGGAGAAGATCCTCGAGCACGGCGAGGCCCTGCCCGCGTGGTGGAAGACCGCCGGCACGACGGGGTACGACGCGATGGCCGAGATCGATCGGGTGCTGATCGATCCCGCCGGCGAGTCGCGGCTGGACGCCCTCGACGCCGCGCTGCGCACGGACACCGGCCTTCCCGCCGGCACCTCGTGGCACGACCTGATCCACGACACCAAGCGCACCATCGCCGAGACGATCCAGGCGGCCGAGGTCGCCCGGCTCGTGCGCCTGCTCGACGAGCCCGTGACGGGGGCCGCCGACGCGCTCGCCGAACTGCTCGCGTGCGTCGCCGTGTACCGGTCGTACCTCCCCGCCGGCCGGGAGCACCTCGACGCCGCGGTCGCGGAGGCGCTGCGCCGCCGACCCGATCTCGCCGGTGCGATCGATGTCATCGGGCCGCAGCTCGCCGACCCGGAGAGGGAGGTCTCCCGGCGGTTCGAGCAGACCACGGGCCCCGTCATGGCGAAGGGGGTCGAGGACACCGCCTTCTACCGTGCCACCCGGCTGGGCCCGCTCACCGAGGTCGGCGGAGACCCGTCGGTGTTCTCGCTGGATGCCGCCGGCTTCCACGCCGCGCAGGCCGCCAGGCAGGCGTCCTGGCCTCAGGCGATGACGGCGCGCTCCACGCACGACACCAAGCGCGGCGAGGACGTACGCGCTCGCCTCGCGGTGCTGGCCGAGATGCCCGAGCGGTGGGCGGAAGTGCTCGAGGATCTTCGGTCTGCGGCATCCAGCGGCCACGGCCCGTTCGACAGCCTGCTGTGGCAGGCGATCGTCGGGGCCTGGCCCGCCTCGCGCGAGCGTCTCCACGCCTACGCGGAGAAGGCGGCTCGCGAGGCGGGGGAGATGACCTCGTGGTGGGATCCGGACGCGGACTTCGAGGACCGGATGCACGCCGTCGTCGATGCGGCCTTCGACGACGAGCGGGCGGCGGCCGCGCTGTCGTCGTTCGTGGACGAGATCGCGGCCCCGGGCTGGGTGAACTCCCTCTCGGCGAAGGTTCTGCAGCTGACCGGGCCCGGGGTGCCGGACGTCTACCAGGGCTCCGAGCTGTGGGAGGACAGCCTGGTCGATCCCGACAACCGGCGCGCGGTGGACTTCGGCGAACGCGCCCGCCTGCTGAGCGAGGTGGACGAGGCGTTCGACCGCGGAGAGCACCCGCCCATCGACGACAGCGCCCGCGCCAAGCTGCGCGTGACCTCGCGGGCCCTGCGGCTGCGGCGCGATCGCCCCGAGCTGTTCACGCGATACACGCCCATGACGGTGGTCGGGGATGCCGCGGCGC